One window from the genome of Cryobacterium sp. GrIS_2_6 encodes:
- a CDS encoding DUF2316 family protein, which yields MSLNTEELARTRSELRANLDLAGLTTAQVATDLDWSADRLNTGLHSTRPSDPVDVWQLRDYLEHAVRDAGRTPAPFTILTSRNRITARMWFNLRTAPRHNFATA from the coding sequence TTGTCGCTGAACACCGAAGAACTCGCCCGTACCCGCTCCGAGCTACGGGCCAACCTGGACCTCGCCGGCCTGACGACCGCCCAAGTCGCCACGGACCTCGACTGGTCCGCCGACCGCCTAAACACCGGGCTGCACTCGACCAGACCGTCCGACCCCGTCGACGTGTGGCAACTGCGCGACTACCTCGAGCACGCCGTCCGCGACGCCGGCCGCACGCCCGCACCCTTCACGATCCTCACCTCCCGCAACCGAATCACGGCGCGCATGTGGTTCAACCTGCGCACCGCACCCCGGCACAACTTCGCCACCGCCTAA